A stretch of the Labilibaculum sp. DW002 genome encodes the following:
- the dnaB gene encoding replicative DNA helicase, translating to MAGANNYNNQSKNKVDLDYGQVPPQAVELEEAVLGAIMLEKDAIISVGDLLKADSFYKPAHQKIYKAIMSLSSKEEPIDILTVTEELKRQDDLESCGGPFYVSQLTSRVANAAHIEHHARIIAQKYIQRELIRVSSEIQSSAFDESIDVADLLDQAQQDVFDIAEGNIKKESAHIRPLADEVIDQIIAASKREDGLSGVPSGFTALDRITSGWQKSDLVIIAARPSMGKTAFVLSMTRNMAVEHKAPIAIFSLEMGGDQLVKRMISSETELGSEKLRNGRLADHEWEQLHSKIKGLIDAPIYVDDTPGLSIYELRSKCRRLKAKHDIGCVIIDYLQLMTAGSDMRGNREQEVSLISRQLKIIAKELNIPVIALSQLNRGVEQRTGDAKKPMLSDLRESGAIEQDADMVLFIHRPERYGITEDAEGNSLIGIADIIIAKHRNGAVGEIQLRFRNQLARFMDLEGESANPFATPGLDDVKTFSSSMNQEPKESNGFDDMSAGFGGANDFEDAPPF from the coding sequence ATGGCTGGGGCAAATAATTATAACAATCAATCGAAAAATAAAGTTGATCTTGATTACGGACAAGTACCACCTCAGGCAGTAGAGCTGGAAGAGGCAGTTTTGGGTGCTATCATGTTGGAGAAAGATGCTATTATTTCTGTTGGTGATTTGTTGAAAGCCGATAGTTTTTATAAACCTGCCCATCAGAAAATATATAAGGCTATTATGAGCCTTTCTTCTAAGGAAGAACCGATTGATATTCTTACAGTTACCGAAGAGTTGAAGCGTCAGGATGATCTGGAGAGTTGCGGTGGTCCTTTTTACGTTTCACAATTAACATCCAGAGTCGCAAATGCAGCGCATATTGAGCATCATGCTCGTATTATTGCACAAAAATACATTCAGCGCGAATTAATCCGTGTTTCATCTGAAATTCAAAGCTCTGCATTCGATGAAAGTATCGATGTTGCCGATTTGCTTGATCAGGCACAGCAGGATGTTTTTGATATTGCAGAAGGGAATATTAAAAAAGAATCTGCACATATTCGTCCACTTGCCGACGAAGTAATCGACCAGATTATTGCAGCTAGTAAGCGTGAAGATGGATTGTCGGGTGTGCCATCAGGTTTTACAGCATTGGATCGTATTACATCAGGTTGGCAAAAATCTGACCTTGTTATTATTGCTGCCCGACCATCTATGGGTAAGACAGCTTTTGTGCTGTCTATGACCAGGAATATGGCCGTTGAGCATAAAGCCCCAATTGCAATCTTCTCTCTTGAGATGGGAGGTGACCAGTTGGTTAAGCGTATGATTTCTTCTGAAACCGAATTGGGATCGGAAAAACTTCGTAATGGTCGATTGGCTGATCATGAATGGGAGCAATTGCACTCAAAGATTAAAGGCTTGATTGATGCTCCTATTTATGTAGATGATACGCCTGGTTTGTCGATATACGAATTGCGTTCGAAATGCAGAAGACTGAAAGCGAAGCACGATATTGGTTGTGTGATTATCGACTACTTGCAGCTGATGACAGCAGGTTCTGATATGAGAGGTAATCGTGAGCAGGAGGTATCTTTAATTTCTCGTCAGCTTAAAATTATTGCCAAGGAGCTGAATATTCCGGTTATTGCGCTGTCGCAGCTGAATCGTGGTGTTGAGCAGCGTACAGGTGATGCTAAAAAACCAATGTTGTCTGACCTTCGTGAATCTGGAGCGATTGAGCAGGATGCCGATATGGTATTGTTTATTCACCGTCCCGAGCGTTATGGAATTACTGAGGATGCAGAAGGAAATTCATTGATTGGTATTGCCGATATTATTATTGCAAAGCATCGTAATGGTGCCGTAGGAGAAATTCAGTTGCGTTTCCGTAATCAATTAGCTCGATTTATGGATTTAGAGGGAGAATCGGCAAATCCATTTGCAACACCAGGTTTAGACGATGTGAAAACGTTTAGTTCTAGTATGAATCAGGAACCTAAAGAATCGAATGGGTTTGATGATATGAGTGCTGGTTTTGGAGGAGCAAATGATTTTGAGGACGCACCTCCATTTTAG
- a CDS encoding YjjG family noncanonical pyrimidine nucleotidase, with amino-acid sequence MTEYKYIFFDLDRTLWDFNKNSEASLMQLFRDYQLQASFGSFLFFKSRYTYHNGKLWNAYYQKRISKEELMYRRFYLTLKESGIDDLVLAKEIAQDFIDISPLQTITFPNTHKTLDYLIEKGYILSIITNGFNEVQYRKLKNAKLDTYFTNIITSEDAEANKPHPKIFEYAFDVSGAKADNSIMVGDDLKTDIAGAKKVEMDQIYFNPNKSKHSENPSFEISDLLSITQIL; translated from the coding sequence ATGACGGAATACAAATACATCTTTTTCGACCTAGATCGTACCCTTTGGGATTTTAATAAAAACTCAGAAGCGAGCTTAATGCAACTTTTTAGAGACTACCAGTTACAAGCAAGCTTTGGAAGTTTTTTATTCTTTAAATCGCGATACACATACCATAATGGGAAACTTTGGAATGCTTACTACCAAAAAAGAATCTCAAAAGAAGAATTAATGTACAGGAGGTTTTACCTTACATTAAAAGAATCGGGAATTGATGATCTTGTCTTGGCCAAAGAAATTGCTCAAGATTTTATTGACATTAGCCCTTTGCAGACAATCACTTTTCCAAACACTCACAAAACACTCGACTACTTAATCGAGAAGGGATATATTTTATCGATCATCACAAATGGTTTTAACGAAGTTCAATATCGCAAATTAAAAAACGCGAAACTAGATACTTACTTCACGAATATCATAACTTCTGAAGATGCGGAAGCAAATAAGCCTCACCCAAAAATTTTTGAATACGCCTTTGACGTAAGTGGAGCCAAGGCAGATAACTCTATCATGGTTGGTGATGATTTAAAAACAGATATTGCAGGAGCAAAAAAAGTCGAAATGGATCAAATCTATTTCAATCCTAATAAATCAAAGCACTCTGAAAATCCAAGCTTTGAAATTTCAGACTTATTAAGCATTACCCAGATCCTATAA